One Monomorium pharaonis isolate MP-MQ-018 chromosome 4, ASM1337386v2, whole genome shotgun sequence DNA segment encodes these proteins:
- the LOC105836136 gene encoding nucleolar protein 56, which translates to MPNLFMLFEHAAGYAVFRVKEFEEIGMLLPQVEQSVTDLSRFRSIVSLVGFCPFKTAVCALKNINSIVEGIVTDDLKLFLDSCFGGFTKQDVVLGIAESKLGAKITEELGIKCDHMNAVPEIMRGIRLHFNDLVKGFTPENAKAAQVGLGHSYSRGKVQFNVRRVDNMIIQSIALMDQLDKDINTFSMRMKEWYSYHFPELVKIVPENLTYAKVTQIIKDRKEMTDEKEEKLVEVVQDDARAKNIVRAAKSSMGIDISLDDLKNVGIFAARVIAMAEYRKRMSEYLTTKMKDVAPNLATLIGDQVGARLIAHAGSLTNLAKAPASTVQILGAEKALFRALKNRKKSNTPKYGLLFHSTFIGRAGHKNKGRIARYLANKCSIASRIDCFRDERMHQTKVFGEKLRQQVEDRLIFYTTGKEPKKNLDVMREALEETERVLADLKKEAEKKHGKKRKRDTLVENGQENGHVENGEDTSLQKKKKKKKSKQNDE; encoded by the exons ATG ccGAAcctttttatgttatttgaaCATGCCGCTGGCTACGCCGTATTCCGCGTTAAAGAATTCGAGGAGATCGGAATGCTGTTACCTCAGGTGGAACAGTCCGTGACAGATCTGTCTCGTTTTCGTAGCATTGTAAGCCTTGTCGGATTTTGTCCCTTCAAGACTGCGGTGTGTGCTCTGAAAAATATCAACAGTATTGTTGAGGGAATAGTGACGGACGATCTGAAGCTCTTCCTCGATTCCTGCTTTGGTGGGTTTACCAAGCAGGATGTTGTTCTTGGTATTGCGGAATCCAAACTTGGTGCCAAAATTACAGAGGAATTGGGTATAAAGTGCGACCATATGAATGCTGTTCCTGAGATCATGAGGGGAATTCGGCTCCATTTTAATGATCTGGTGAAGGGCTTTACACCAGAGAACGCCAAGGCTGCACAAGTAGGCCTCGGGCACAGTTATTCGAGAGGAAAAGTTCAGTTCAATGTGCGTCGTGTTGACAACATGATTATTCAGAGTATAGCCCTGATGGATCAATTGGACAAGGATATCAACACATTCAGCATGCGTATGAA AGAATGGTACAGTTACCACTTTCCAGaacttgtaaaaattgttCCAGAGAATTTGACATACGCGAAAGTGacgcaaataataaaagatagaaaagaaatgaCGGACGAGAAGGAGGAAAAATTAGTAGAAGTTGTTCAGGACGATGCAAGAGCGAAGAACATTGTAAGAGCAGCAAAGTCATCCATGGGAATAGACATAAGTTTAGATGATTTAAAGAACGTTGGGATTTTCGCTGCACGCGTTATCGCAATGGCGGAATATAGGAAAAGGATGTCCGAATATTTGACGACAAAAATGAAAGATGTAGCACCGAATTTAGCCACTTTAATCGGGGATCAAGTCGGCGCCAGATTAATAGCACATGCCGGATCGCTTACTAATTTAGCGAAGGCGCCAGCGTCTACCGTTCAGATATTGGGAGCGGAGAAAGCCTTGTTCAGAGCGTTGAAAAACCGTAAAAAGTCAAACACACCGAAATATGGGCTCTTATTTCATTCTACATTTATCGGTCGTGCCGGCCATAAAAACAAGGGTAGAATCGCGAGGTACCTTGCAAATAAATGTTCTATTGCCTCCAGAATTGATTGTTTCCGGGATGAACGGATGCACCAGACGAAGGTGTTCGGTGAAAAATTACGACAACAAGTAGAAGATAGATTGATCTTCTATACAACTGGCAAGGAGCCGAAGAAAAATTTGGACGTGATGAGGGAGGCACTGGAAGAAACGGAACGCGTGTTAGCTGATCTGAAAAAGGAGGCTGAAAAGAAACAcggtaaaaaaagaaaacgcgaCACGCTCGTGGAAAATGGTCAAGAAAATGGACACGTCGAAAATGGTGAAGACACCTCGTtgcagaaaaagaaaaaaaagaaaaaatcaaaacaaaatgatgaataa